Proteins from a genomic interval of Halorussus rarus:
- a CDS encoding NAD(P)-dependent alcohol dehydrogenase: MQAFVMNGVGETGFAEKERPEPGPNDAILEPTRALVCTSDVHTVGGAIGERENLTLGHEAVGVVDEVGSEVEDFAAGDRVAVSAITPDWGSAEAQNGHPSQSDGPLGGWKFANEKDGVFAEYVHVNDADANLAPIPEDVADEEAVYVCDMLSTGFVAAENAEIPMGGTVAVFAQGPVGLMATKGAALQGAGEIFAVESVPERREFAREYGADEVVDFSETDPVERILELTDGAGVDAAIEALGREETLADCVAVTKPGGTVSNVGYYGEGETVGIPREAWGVGMAEKDIVTDLCPGGRLRLRRLLRLLDAGRVDPTPMTTHEFDFADIDEAFELMASKEDGVIKPLIRF, translated from the coding sequence ATGCAGGCATTCGTCATGAACGGCGTCGGAGAGACGGGGTTCGCCGAGAAGGAGAGACCGGAACCGGGACCGAACGACGCGATCCTCGAACCGACGCGGGCGCTCGTCTGCACCTCGGACGTTCACACCGTCGGCGGCGCCATCGGCGAGCGCGAGAACCTCACGCTCGGCCACGAGGCCGTCGGAGTCGTCGACGAGGTGGGGTCGGAGGTCGAGGACTTCGCCGCGGGCGACCGGGTCGCCGTGAGCGCAATCACGCCCGACTGGGGGTCTGCCGAGGCCCAGAACGGCCACCCCTCGCAGTCGGACGGGCCGCTCGGCGGGTGGAAGTTCGCCAACGAGAAGGACGGAGTGTTCGCCGAGTACGTCCACGTCAACGACGCCGACGCGAACCTGGCGCCCATTCCGGAGGACGTCGCCGACGAGGAGGCGGTCTACGTCTGCGACATGCTGAGCACCGGGTTCGTCGCGGCCGAGAACGCGGAGATTCCCATGGGCGGGACCGTCGCGGTGTTCGCGCAGGGGCCGGTCGGCCTCATGGCGACGAAGGGCGCGGCGTTGCAGGGCGCCGGGGAGATTTTCGCGGTCGAGAGCGTCCCCGAGCGCCGGGAGTTCGCCCGCGAGTACGGCGCCGACGAGGTCGTCGACTTCTCCGAGACCGATCCTGTCGAGCGAATCCTGGAGCTGACCGACGGCGCGGGCGTCGACGCCGCCATCGAGGCGCTCGGTCGCGAGGAGACGCTCGCCGACTGCGTCGCGGTGACGAAGCCCGGCGGCACCGTCTCGAACGTGGGCTACTACGGCGAGGGCGAGACGGTCGGCATCCCGCGGGAGGCGTGGGGCGTCGGCATGGCCGAGAAGGACATCGTGACCGACCTCTGTCCGGGCGGCCGGCTCCGCTTGCGGCGGCTGCTCCGACTGCTCGACGCCGGCCGGGTCGACCCGACGCCGATGACGACCCACGAGTTCGACTTCGCGGACATCGACGAGGCGTTCGAGCTGATGGCGTCGAAGGAGGACGGCGTCATCAAACCGCTGATTCGGTTCTGA
- a CDS encoding alpha-ketoacid dehydrogenase subunit beta, with protein sequence MANEIRMVEAIQQALDEEMARDESVLVYGEDVGVSGGVFRATKELRESYPDRVYDTPLAESAILGLGVGLGATGYTPVTEIQFASFAYQGFHQLVQHATRLRSRTRGTLGVPMTVRTPYGGGIRALELHSESFEAGYAHVPGLKTVVPSNAADAKGLLTSAVRDPDPVMFLEPTSRYRASREAVPEGEHTVPLGEAEVVREGADVTVVAWGAMLAETLSAVGRGDADVDAEVIDLRTVSPMDSETVLDSVRKTGRCVVVHEAPRTAGLAAEIIARINDDALYYLEAPVERVTGYDVPFPLFAREDAYRPDAERIRRGIERALSA encoded by the coding sequence GTGGCGAATGAGATCCGGATGGTGGAGGCGATTCAGCAGGCGCTCGACGAGGAGATGGCCCGCGACGAGTCGGTGCTGGTCTACGGCGAGGACGTGGGTGTCAGCGGCGGGGTGTTCCGCGCGACGAAGGAGCTCCGCGAGTCGTACCCCGACCGGGTGTACGACACGCCGCTGGCCGAATCGGCCATCCTGGGACTCGGCGTCGGCCTCGGTGCGACGGGGTACACGCCGGTCACAGAGATACAGTTCGCCAGCTTCGCCTACCAGGGGTTCCACCAGCTCGTCCAGCACGCCACCCGGTTGCGGAGCCGGACCCGCGGGACGCTCGGCGTGCCGATGACCGTCCGGACCCCGTACGGGGGCGGTATCCGGGCGCTGGAGCTCCACTCCGAGAGCTTCGAGGCGGGCTACGCCCACGTGCCGGGGCTCAAGACGGTGGTGCCGTCGAACGCCGCGGACGCGAAGGGGCTGCTGACGTCGGCCGTCCGGGACCCCGACCCGGTGATGTTCCTCGAACCCACGAGCCGGTACCGGGCCTCGCGGGAAGCGGTCCCCGAGGGCGAGCACACCGTCCCGCTCGGGGAGGCCGAGGTGGTCCGGGAGGGCGCGGACGTGACCGTGGTCGCGTGGGGCGCGATGCTCGCGGAGACGCTGAGCGCGGTCGGCCGCGGCGACGCAGATGTCGATGCGGAGGTGATTGACCTCCGCACCGTCTCCCCGATGGACTCGGAGACCGTACTCGACTCGGTCCGGAAGACCGGGCGGTGCGTCGTGGTCCACGAAGCGCCACGCACCGCCGGGCTCGCGGCCGAAATCATCGCCCGCATCAACGACGACGCGCTCTACTACCTGGAGGCGCCGGTCGAGCGCGTCACGGGCTACGACGTCCCGTTCCCGCTGTTCGCCCGCGAGGACGCGTACCGACCGGACGCCGAGCGGATTCGGCGGGGCATCGAGCGCGCGCTGTCGGCATAG
- a CDS encoding metal-dependent hydrolase produces the protein MMATTHALFGVVLASAAAAVAPEFAPVALVAGVVGSVFPDLDLYAGHRRTLHFPVYYAVAALPAIALAVAVPATATVALAVFLAGAAAHSLMDVLGGGLELKPWRAESERAVYDHYRGRWVPPRRWVRYDGAPEDFLVAAAFGAPALLTYDGHVQAFVAAVLAVSAGYVLARKRLASLAERLVPHAPAALDPHIPERFRDGGDPAPRGEMGD, from the coding sequence ATGATGGCGACTACCCACGCGCTGTTCGGCGTCGTCCTGGCCAGCGCCGCGGCGGCCGTCGCGCCCGAGTTCGCGCCCGTCGCGCTCGTCGCCGGCGTTGTCGGGAGCGTCTTCCCCGACCTCGACCTCTACGCGGGCCACCGGCGGACGCTCCACTTCCCGGTGTACTACGCCGTCGCGGCGCTCCCGGCTATCGCGCTCGCGGTCGCGGTCCCCGCGACCGCCACCGTCGCGCTCGCGGTGTTCCTCGCCGGCGCGGCGGCCCACTCGCTGATGGACGTGCTCGGCGGCGGCCTCGAACTCAAGCCGTGGCGCGCCGAGTCCGAGCGCGCGGTGTACGACCACTACCGCGGGCGGTGGGTCCCGCCCCGGCGCTGGGTACGCTACGACGGCGCGCCCGAGGACTTCCTCGTCGCGGCGGCGTTCGGCGCGCCGGCCCTGCTGACCTACGACGGCCACGTCCAGGCGTTCGTCGCCGCGGTCCTGGCCGTCTCGGCGGGGTACGTACTGGCCCGCAAGCGGCTCGCATCGCTGGCCGAGCGCCTCGTCCCGCACGCGCCAGCAGCGCTCGACCCCCACATCCCCGAGCGCTTCCGCGACGGCGGCGACCCGGCGCCCCGCGGCGAGATGGGCGACTGA